From Diospyros lotus cultivar Yz01 chromosome 4, ASM1463336v1, whole genome shotgun sequence, a single genomic window includes:
- the LOC127798695 gene encoding membrane protein PM19L-like, producing MATMRMGRNVAAPLLFLNLVMYFIVLGFASWCLNHYINGQTHHPSFGGNGATGFFLTFSILAAVLGIVSKFAGGNHIRAWRNDSLAAAVSSSLVAWAVTALAFGLACKQINVGGHRGWRLKILEAFVIILALTELLYLLMLHAGVYSSRYGPGYRDTEYAGPVGAGDPALKGSAGVAGTRV from the exons ATGGCGACCATGAGAATGGGCAGGAACGTGGCGGCGCCATTGCTGTTTCTCAACTTAGTAATGTACTTCATCGTCTTGGGTTTCGCTAGTTGGTGCCTCAACCACTACATCAATGGCCAAACTCACCATCCCA GCTTTGGGGGAAATGGCGCCACCGGGTTCTTCTTGACCTTCTCAATTCTGGCGGCGGTGCTCGGGATTGTATCAAAATTCGCCGGCGGAAACCACATAAGAGCCTGGAGGAATGACAGCTTAGCCGCCGCAGTCTCATCGTCGTTGGTAGCTTGGGCTGTCACTGCGCTGGCTTTTGG GCTGGCATGCAAGCAGATAAACGTAGGAGGGCACAGAGGGTGGCGGCTGAAGATATTGGAAGCATTTGTAATAATTCTGGCCCTAACCGAGCTGCTCTACCTCCTGATGCTTCACGCCGGCGTTTACAGCAGCCGGTACGGGCCCGGCTACCGGGACACTGAATACGCCGGCCCGGTCGGCGCCGGCGATCCAGCACTCAAGGGCAGCGCCGGCGTGGCTGGGACTAGggtttaa